The proteins below are encoded in one region of Maribacter aestuarii:
- a CDS encoding carboxypeptidase-like regulatory domain-containing protein, with amino-acid sequence MNMIRHTTVLLMMLSLFATGIAAQEIYKGKVIDAVTNEPIPYVNIGIVDKGIGTVSDEDGFFRLFIDRTEIGDEELIHFSSLGYQTLNISVANAAYILKESPNIQMRPADILLNEVVVSNGSLVPVADYIGYRNNGQKIFGYWKENMALGAELSTKIRAGKGRRQLNNLEFEVWENKSDSLLLRINIYDNDGVLGRPKTNLNTSQKNILYTLKRENTLVKIDLTPYDIEVEGDFYVSLELLKLYGDQELALVLAASDSDEGSYRKYASQDKWHKISDTNMAYYLETSKLVSQKKARKMEAKLAEAKLEQRKISGFTIFSGRMLPDVTILNNRTKESVTSDKDGRYSIHADKNDVLFFSKTGYKRFYVEIDKKDFVNVPMQLENESDR; translated from the coding sequence ATGAATATGATAAGGCATACTACAGTTTTACTTATGATGCTCTCACTGTTTGCCACTGGGATAGCTGCTCAAGAAATTTATAAGGGAAAAGTTATAGATGCCGTAACCAATGAGCCTATTCCTTATGTTAATATAGGTATTGTAGATAAAGGCATTGGTACTGTTTCAGATGAAGACGGTTTTTTTCGTTTATTTATTGATCGAACCGAAATTGGGGATGAAGAGCTCATTCACTTTTCTTCGCTAGGGTACCAAACCTTAAATATTTCCGTAGCTAACGCAGCTTATATTTTAAAAGAATCTCCAAATATACAAATGCGGCCAGCCGATATTCTTTTGAACGAGGTAGTAGTCTCAAATGGGTCCTTAGTTCCTGTGGCGGATTATATCGGTTATCGAAATAATGGCCAGAAAATATTTGGTTACTGGAAGGAAAATATGGCTTTAGGAGCAGAATTAAGTACAAAAATAAGGGCCGGAAAAGGAAGGCGTCAACTGAATAATTTAGAATTTGAAGTGTGGGAGAATAAATCGGACAGCTTATTACTACGTATAAATATTTATGATAATGACGGGGTTTTGGGTAGACCAAAAACCAATTTAAACACATCTCAAAAAAATATACTATACACCTTAAAAAGGGAAAATACATTAGTAAAAATCGATTTGACTCCTTATGATATAGAGGTAGAAGGTGACTTTTATGTGTCCTTAGAGCTGCTGAAATTATATGGAGATCAGGAACTTGCCCTGGTCCTAGCTGCTTCGGACAGCGATGAGGGTTCGTATAGAAAGTACGCGAGTCAAGATAAATGGCATAAAATTTCCGATACCAATATGGCTTACTACCTAGAAACCTCAAAATTGGTTTCACAGAAAAAAGCTAGAAAAATGGAAGCGAAGTTGGCCGAGGCCAAATTGGAACAAAGAAAAATCTCGGGATTCACTATATTTTCTGGACGTATGTTACCTGATGTTACTATTTTGAACAATCGTACAAAAGAATCGGTTACGTCTGATAAGGATGGAAGATACTCCATTCATGCCGATAAAAATGATGTGCTCTTTTTCAGTAAAACAGGCTACAAAAGGTTTTATGTCGAAATTGATAAAAAGGATTTCGTTAATGTACCTATGCAATTGGAAAATGAATCTGATAGATGA